The Flavobacteriales bacterium genome contains the following window.
TCTCCACTTCGTCCACCACTTCACAACCGCCGTAGTAGCGTTTGCCGGGCAAGCCCTCAGCGTATTTGTTGGTGAGCACGCTGCCCATGGCCGCCATCACCTGCGGGCTCACGAAATTCTCGCTGGCGATCAGCTCCAATCCGTTGGTTTGGCGGATGCGTTCGCGTTCGATCAGATCGAAGATGGCGGCATCGGCATGCTGCACCGGGGCTGCGGTGGTGGTTCCTTCCATGGGTGGCTTCCGGCAAGTGCGGAGATGGGCCGAAAGTAGGAGCGGAACGGTGGATCAGCCGGTCCTTGGCCTGCTGAGGCTGCTGCTGACGAGGAGGACCAGCAGGACCACGGGATATTGCACCATGTGAAGGAGCATCACCGCGATGCCCATGCCACCAGTGAAGAGGTAACCCAAGGCATGGAACAGCAAGGCCGCAAGCGCCACGGCGCCGATGATGAGCAAAATGGGCTTTGCGTAGCGGTGGTCTCCGTGGAGCAACCGGGCCAGGGCCAACGCCAAAAGCGCGTTCACCGCGATGTAGACCAATGACATGCACCACTTGAGCGCGGTGAGCGCCTGCAGGGACCAACCGGCCACGAACGATCGGAACGCCGAATGCGCATACGAGAACGGGGTGCCGCGCGATAGATGATCGATCTGGTAGTTGAGGTTGATGAAGAGGAACTCGCGGCGCTCGGCGAGCAGGACGGCAACAAGCAGCACCGCACCGATGAGCAGCCTCCGCTTCATGCTGCAGCGTTCAGAGCTGGCCCCCCGGCGCGGCGCACCCACCACCACCAGAGCAGCAACACCCACCCGTAGACCACGATGTAGAAGACATAGTCGTGATTGAACTCAAGCCATCCGTAGTCGTGTTTCACCACGAGAGCGAGCACCACCACGCGAAGCGTGTTGATCAGATGGATGCTCAGGATGCCGACCGGCAGGAACCATGCACGTTGCGACCAACGGCCCGGGTACGCGATGATGAAGATGCTGAACACGGCCATCACGGTAACACCGTTGCAGGGGTCACCGATCCACAGGTTGTGCCCCCCCTGCACGCCGATGGTGCGATAGTTCGGGTCGGGCTCCGGAAGCAATTGCTCCCCCAGCGCTTCGAGGGTGCCCCCGGCCAGCCACATGATGCCATCGATGACCGTGCGGTCCAGGGACGTGCGCGGATGCAACACCCAGTGATAGACCATCAACCAACCTGCGAAGAGCAGGACCCCGGTGACCAGGAACCGGAGCAGAGGGTCTTCCTTGAACGGAAGACGGGCCATCAGGCCGTGACCTTACGGGCGCGACGGGCTTTCAGCGCCATGCGGCCACCCAACAGCGCACCGGCCGCGGCCAGCAACGAAACACCACCGTCGATAGGGATGCAAGGTGGAGGCCAACAGGGCGGCGGACCACCCACAGGCGGCCCGCCTTGGGCCAACAAACCACCCAATACAGGCACAACGGCGAGGAGGAGGAGGAGTACGGTGCGTGCGTAGGGTCGCATTACGGGGGCCAGCAGGGTCAGGTTCCGAGGCGCCAAATGTAGAAGAATTGACATGGTGCGTCCTATCGTTCACCAAGAGGTTATCACCACGTTTCGACAATGCAGTGCTGGGAACCGGCGAAGTGGGGATGCCGGACCTCACCAAGGCGGGGTGCCCGGCTATATTCGCCGCCTCTTTTCCAGAAACGGTCCTGATCTCACGGACCAGTACCTGCACTCTGAATGGCCACAGCGAAGGCTCCCGGCAAGGGAGGCGTGATCGATGTCAACGATCTGCGCTTTTTCGCCCGTATCGTCTCGAAGAACTGGTACCTGGTGGTGCTGGCCGTGGGCCTCTCGGCCGCGCTGAGCTACCTCTACGCGTACAAGCTTCCGGAAGTGCACGGGGCCAGCACCCAGATCCTGCTCAAGGACCGGGACGTGTTCAACTACCAGAGCCAGATCTACCAGAACATCGGTTACTACGCCGCCTACGGCGACATCGTGAACCAGAAGCGCGTGCTCACCAGCTACGACATGATCAATGAGACGCTGGACAAGCTCGATTTCGATGTGAGCTATTACATCCTGGGCCGTCTCAAAGCCACCGAGGCCTATCACGACCTGCCCTTCGAGGTGAAAGCCAGGGTGCAGAACAAGGCACTGTTCGAAAAGCCCATCGACCTGAAGGTGGTGGATGCGGACACGTACACCATCACCTACGATGTCGGGAAGGAAGGCGCCGTGAGCCATACCCTGCCGTTCGACAAGGAGGTGGCCGCTGGCAACGACATGCTCATCAATGTGCGCCGGGTGAAACAGATCACCCGCGGCGACATTGCATCGCTTGCCGATGGCGACTACCAGTTCGTGCTGCACAGCCGGCCTTGGCTGGTGAACAAGTACAAGAACAACATGGCCATCGAGAACCTCGAGTACACCAGCATCCTGGAGATCAGGGTGGAAGATGAGGTGGCAGAGCGCGCGAAGTTGTTCCTGGACAGCCTGAGCAAGGTCTATATCGATTACACGCTCCAGAGCGAGTTCGAGATCAACGGGAACACCATGGGCTACATCGACAAGCAGCTCGATGAGGTGACCGTGATCCTGAACAAGTTCGAGGACGACCTCCAGGCGTACAAGGAAAACAAGAACATCCTGGACCTGGGCCGGGAGCAGGAACGCTACTTCGATCAGCTCGTCAACTTCGACAATTCCCGCCGACAGTACGAATTGATGATCGAGAGCCTGGACAACCTGGAAGACTACGTGCTCAACATAGGCGACGAGGAACTCCTGCCGCCCAATTTCTACCTTCTCCAAGGTGACGAGTTCCTCAACGTGGCGGTGAGCGAGCTCTATTCCATGCAGATGAGCCGCAACCGTATGCTGCAGGATGCAACAGATGAGAACCAGGCCATCAAGAAGCTCGATGAAACGATCGGGCTGCACCGGCAGAACCTGCTCACCTACATCACCAATTCCAGGATCGCGATCAAGCAGAAGATCGGCGATGTGACCATCCAGATCTCCGACTACGAGGGCATGATCCGCCAGGTGCCGCAGCGGCAGCGCGATATGCTCAACATCGACCGCAAGGTGCAGGTGAACGAGAAGCTCTACCTCTTCCTGTTGGAGAAGCGCGCGAACACGGTGATCGCCCGTGCCGGTATCATTCCGCAGACCAAGGTGATCGAGAAGGCCCGTGGCCTCGGGATCGTGCGGCCGGACAAGCTCAGCATCCTTTATTCGTTCATCGTTGGCGGCCTGATCCTATCGCTCATCGTGGTCTTCATCCGTGTGATGTTCTACGACCGCATCGAGAACGCCGACCAGCTCCGGTCCATGACCCCGGTACCGGTCTTCGGCGAGATCATCGCCAGCGAAAAGGCCGAGGAGAACTACGTGGTGGTGGACAGCGATCCGAAGGCGGCCATCACGGAGAGCTTCCGCACGGTGCGCACCAACTTGGAGTACCTGCCGCAAACCCCTGCGGGCAAGGTGGTGATGGTGACAAGCTACCGGCCCAACGAGGGGAAAACCTTTTGCAGTGTGAACCTGAGCGCCATCCTGGCCAAGGCCGGCAAGAAGGTGCTGCTCCTCGAGCTCGATCTGCACAAACCGAAGGTAGCGTCGGGTCTGGGCATGAGCAGCCCCATCGGCATCAGTAACCTGATGGTGGGAAAGGCGGCCATCCCGGACGTGATCATGCCCACGCACATCGAGAACTTCCACGTGATCCTGAGCGGTCCTACGCCGCCCAACGCCAGCGAACTGGTTTTGAGCAAGCACATGGCCGAGCTCTTCGAGTACGGCAGGCAGCACTACGATTACGTGATGATCGACACACCGCCCGTCGGCCTCATCAGCGATGCGCTGGTGATGATGAAACTCGCCGATGCCACGCTCTTCGTCGTGAACACGCGTTTCGCGAACAAGGACCACCTGAAGAGCGCCCTTGAAGTGCACCTGGCCAATCCGGTGCACAACTTCGGCTTCATCCTGAACGGGGTGAGAATGAAGAAGAGCAAGTACTACTACAACACGAACTACGGCTACGGCTACCGCTACGCCTACGGCTATGGTTACGGTAGTGGTTACGGTTACGGATACGGCTATGGCCGCAAGCGCCGAGGCAAGAAAGAGGGCGACGAGAAGGACAACAAGAAGCCCGATACGCGCGCCTGAGCGCGGTCCTTGTGAACGATGTCGAGCACTGCCGCTGAGCGCGAAACACTGATCGGTCCGGACGGTCCTTGGTGGAAGTTGGACCTGGCCGCGCTCTGGCACTACCGCGATCTGGTGGCGCTGCTCGTGCGGCGGGACATCACAGCCGTTTACAAGCAGACCGTGCTCGGCCCGCTCTGGCATGTGATCCAGCCGCTGCTGACGAGCTTCATGTTCGCGCTCATCTTCGGCAGAGCGGCTGGTTTCGCGCCCAAGGAGATCCCCGGCATGCTGTTCTACCTGAGCGGTCTCGTGCCCTGGTTCTTCTTCGCGAACGTGGTGAACAAAACCAGCAAGACGTTCACGGCCAACGCTGCGTTGATGGGCAAGGTGTACTTCCCGAGACTGGCCGTGCCGCTCAGCGTCGCCATCAGTAACCTGGTGAGCTTCGGCATCCAGTTCCTGGCCTTTCTGGTGCTGCTGGTGGTGTACCACTTCCTGCACGTCGATGGTTTCTCATGGGCGCCTTCACCCGCATTGCTCTTGCTGCCATTGCTCGTGGTGCTCATGGGCCTGCTCGGCCTGGGCGCAGGTGTGCTTATCAGCGCGCTCACCACCAAGTACCGCGATCTGAGCTTCCTCGTCGGCTTCGGGGTGCAGTTGCTGATGTACGCGAGCCCGGTCATTTTCCCGCTCTCGCGCCTGGAGCAGTTCCCCGTCCTGCTGAAGCTCTTCAACCTGAACCCGATGACCAGCGTGATCGAAAGCACGCGTGCGGTGTTCTTCGGTCAACCCATCCCCTGGGAAGGCCTGGGTTACACATCGCTGTTCGCCGTCGTTCTGCTTTTGCTCGGTACGGCCGT
Protein-coding sequences here:
- a CDS encoding archaeosortase/exosortase family protein; amino-acid sequence: MARLPFKEDPLLRFLVTGVLLFAGWLMVYHWVLHPRTSLDRTVIDGIMWLAGGTLEALGEQLLPEPDPNYRTIGVQGGHNLWIGDPCNGVTVMAVFSIFIIAYPGRWSQRAWFLPVGILSIHLINTLRVVVLALVVKHDYGWLEFNHDYVFYIVVYGWVLLLWWWWVRRAGGPALNAAA
- a CDS encoding polysaccharide biosynthesis tyrosine autokinase: MATAKAPGKGGVIDVNDLRFFARIVSKNWYLVVLAVGLSAALSYLYAYKLPEVHGASTQILLKDRDVFNYQSQIYQNIGYYAAYGDIVNQKRVLTSYDMINETLDKLDFDVSYYILGRLKATEAYHDLPFEVKARVQNKALFEKPIDLKVVDADTYTITYDVGKEGAVSHTLPFDKEVAAGNDMLINVRRVKQITRGDIASLADGDYQFVLHSRPWLVNKYKNNMAIENLEYTSILEIRVEDEVAERAKLFLDSLSKVYIDYTLQSEFEINGNTMGYIDKQLDEVTVILNKFEDDLQAYKENKNILDLGREQERYFDQLVNFDNSRRQYELMIESLDNLEDYVLNIGDEELLPPNFYLLQGDEFLNVAVSELYSMQMSRNRMLQDATDENQAIKKLDETIGLHRQNLLTYITNSRIAIKQKIGDVTIQISDYEGMIRQVPQRQRDMLNIDRKVQVNEKLYLFLLEKRANTVIARAGIIPQTKVIEKARGLGIVRPDKLSILYSFIVGGLILSLIVVFIRVMFYDRIENADQLRSMTPVPVFGEIIASEKAEENYVVVDSDPKAAITESFRTVRTNLEYLPQTPAGKVVMVTSYRPNEGKTFCSVNLSAILAKAGKKVLLLELDLHKPKVASGLGMSSPIGISNLMVGKAAIPDVIMPTHIENFHVILSGPTPPNASELVLSKHMAELFEYGRQHYDYVMIDTPPVGLISDALVMMKLADATLFVVNTRFANKDHLKSALEVHLANPVHNFGFILNGVRMKKSKYYYNTNYGYGYRYAYGYGYGSGYGYGYGYGRKRRGKKEGDEKDNKKPDTRA
- a CDS encoding ABC transporter permease → MSSTAAERETLIGPDGPWWKLDLAALWHYRDLVALLVRRDITAVYKQTVLGPLWHVIQPLLTSFMFALIFGRAAGFAPKEIPGMLFYLSGLVPWFFFANVVNKTSKTFTANAALMGKVYFPRLAVPLSVAISNLVSFGIQFLAFLVLLVVYHFLHVDGFSWAPSPALLLLPLLVVLMGLLGLGAGVLISALTTKYRDLSFLVGFGVQLLMYASPVIFPLSRLEQFPVLLKLFNLNPMTSVIESTRAVFFGQPIPWEGLGYTSLFAVVLLLLGTAVFNKVERSFADIV